One part of the Xanthocytophaga agilis genome encodes these proteins:
- a CDS encoding phage antirepressor KilAC domain-containing protein gives MFLNEDNGNITLKTGRSAELERIKNYFNLIFESEKSGEKFPVHLAYVWELGYTEKRTAVAALKKKYKEGYDYQVSQSILQNPLGGRPEEIYHLTTQCFEYLIARERDEIFEVYRQCRIAITSQVNRMPTHPEALRGWATALEANQLLQSENKELAREVNQLTVVVDQQNEAIRKKEAEVDLLIGVKNTYTITDIAKELQISAKALNQRLLNEKVIYFTNKDRYEYSYYAHYSNYFIRKQFKTPSGFSSFTLHVTPEGRLWLLKRFKKEVE, from the coding sequence ATGTTTTTAAATGAAGACAATGGCAACATTACCCTAAAAACTGGCAGATCAGCTGAATTAGAAAGAATCAAAAATTATTTCAACCTGATTTTCGAATCAGAAAAAAGTGGTGAAAAATTCCCTGTACACTTAGCATATGTCTGGGAATTGGGTTATACAGAAAAAAGAACGGCTGTAGCTGCACTAAAGAAAAAGTATAAGGAAGGTTATGATTATCAGGTTTCGCAGAGTATTCTGCAAAACCCTCTTGGAGGTAGACCGGAAGAAATATACCACCTGACTACACAATGTTTCGAATACTTGATTGCACGTGAGCGAGACGAAATTTTTGAAGTATATCGGCAGTGCCGAATTGCGATAACCAGCCAGGTTAATCGAATGCCAACACATCCAGAAGCATTAAGAGGATGGGCAACAGCACTTGAAGCAAATCAATTATTGCAGTCAGAGAATAAAGAACTAGCCAGAGAAGTTAATCAATTAACTGTTGTAGTTGATCAACAGAATGAAGCTATCCGAAAAAAAGAAGCAGAAGTTGACCTACTTATCGGTGTAAAAAACACATACACCATAACTGATATTGCAAAAGAACTTCAGATCTCCGCGAAGGCATTAAATCAGAGGCTTCTTAATGAGAAGGTTATCTACTTTACCAATAAAGACAGGTATGAATATTCATACTACGCCCACTATAGTAATTACTTTATCCGGAAACAGTTTAAAACACCTTCAGGCTTTAGTTCATTTACCCTACACGTAACTCCAGAAGGAAGGCTTTGGTTACTAAAAAGATTTAAAAAGGAGGTTGAGTAA